A stretch of DNA from Gimesia chilikensis:
CTTCTGATCTGGGGAACTCCCTTGCTGCTGGCCGGGCTGATCCTGCAGCAGACCGCTGCGTTTCGCAATTCCAAAAGTGCAACCTTTGATGAAACCTACTATCTGAGCACCGCTCTGAAGACGGTTCACCAGGGGTTTCTGGACACACGGATCAGTGGGGAAGGCGTTGCGCCGCTGCCGATCATGCTGGATTATCTGCCGGTCGTCTGGAATGAGGAAGGCAGCCTGCGTGAGAATCCCTGGGAAGGTGAAGTCAGTGATCCTGCATTGATCCGACGCGCCCGCGGACTCAATTCGATTCTGGTGGGAATTCCAACGATGTTGGTGGTGTACTGCTGGCTGTACCGACGCCGGGGTTACCTGGCGGCCCTGCTGGGAGGCGCGCTGGTTACCTTTTCCCCGACGATGGAAGCTCACTTTTCCCTGGCCACGACAGATGCCTGCTTTACGCTGATGGCGCTGCTTGCACTGGCGACACTGGTCCGTTACTGGAAACAGCCCGGTGGCTGGAATCTGTTCTGGGTTGCTCTGGCGGTTTCAGTGGCCATCTCGGCGAAGTACTCGGGGATTCTGTTGCTGCCCTGTACCTTGTTGATTGTTGGTCTGGTCGCTCTGCAGAAATGGACCTCATTTTCCAAGGCGGCGGTCTGGTCTCTGGCGAAACGGGTCACACTGGTCTTTGGGATGTTTCTGCTCATGTTCGTTCCGCTGACCTGGGCGCTGCATTTGTTCTCGTTCACGGGACCTTTGAAAAACGTGCCTTATGCCGAAACCCCCGATTACTCTCCCTGGGTCAAGCTGCTCGGTCGGGGCCCGACGGCTCAGAAGATTATGGAAATCGCGCACAATGATATTAAACGGCCTGCTCCCTTTGCGGGTGTGTTGTTTCAGTTCCAGCATAACGAGGCAGGCCATGATGCCTATCTGATGGGGGAACTCTCCAAGAGTGGCTGGTGGTATTTCTTCCCCCTGGCCTGGCTCTGGAAAAGTACACCCGTGGAACTGCTGTTAACGGTGATCAGCCTGTGCCTGCTCCCCTTTCTGTGGGGCGATCTGAAACGGCTGGTGAGGCCCGTTCCCGCTCCTGTTTCTGAACTTCCAGAGGAAGAGCAGCAGACCGATGTCAGTGCACCGACGAGCCATGCGCCGCTGATCTGGGTGCTGGCTGTGGTGGTCTTTATGGGGATGTCGTTGACCAGCCGCTTGAATCTGGGACAACGATACCTGCTGCTCCTCTATCCCCTGCTGTTTATGTTCAGCATCGATCAGATGTGGCGCTGGTTCGAAGGGAAACTGGGCCTGCTGGTGACAGTGTCGGTGGCCTTGATCGGTTTTCAGGTGCAGTCGATTGTTTCGGTTCAACCCAATTATCTGTCCTACTTCAATGATGGAATAGGCGGGCCTCAAGCGGGGCACAAATACCTGCTGGATTCAAACCTTGACTGGGGGCAGGATCTGCCTGCGCTCAAGAAAATTATGGACGAACTGCCTCTCGAAGATCAGAAGAACTCATTGATTTACTACTTCGGGACCGCTCGACCGGATGCATTCGGGATTAAAGCAGCCCCGCTTCATGCCAATCTGGATGCTGATCCAGATCAGTGGAAATACATGATTATCTCGGCGAATCATCTGCAGGGACTGTATGCTCACGGGGAGGATCCCTGTGCTGAGTTCCGGAAGCTGGAACCATTCAAGATGGCCAATTATTCGATTTACGTCTTTGATCTGCAGAGTCCGGAAGCAAAACAGGCTTTGAAGCATTGTCTGAAAATCTATCAGAAATACGAGGACGAGCAGCAGGAAAAATAGAGCGGTTTTCTCTATATGCCTGTTCTGGTGAGATCGATCCTCTCGACTTTTGTTGAGACTATGGTTCCGGCTGTGGTCACCTGTTAGAATAAACGAATCTTAATATGTCGCTGAGACTGTGGTTCGCCTCCTGTTCTAACCAAAGTGGGGACTGCTGTGATAAGACTGCGATTGCCGGGACTGGTTTGCGCTGCGGGCCTGCTCGGATTCTTACTAATGAGCCCGTCCTCTGTTTGCGGAGGCGAGATCGAGTTTAACCGTGATATGCGGCCGATCCTTTCTGATCTCTGTTTTCAGTGTCACGGCCCCGATGCCTCTCAACGCCAGGCTGACCTGCGGCTCGATCAGGAGAGCGGTCTGTTGGGAACCAAGGCTGACCCGGGAGTGGTGGTTCCCGGAAATGCGGCTGAGAGTGAATTATTCAAACGACTCCTGACGACTGACCTGGAACTGGTGATGCCTCCACCGTCGTCTGAGAAGCAGATCACAGCAGACCAGATCGATATCATCAAACGCTGGATCGATGCGGGTGCCCGCTGGCAGAAACACTGGGCCTTTATTCCACCCCGACGCCCCGAGATTCCCCAGGTCAGGCAGCAGGCTTGGGTCCGTAATCCCATCGATGCGTTTGTGCTGGCGCGACTGGAAGCAGAGGGGTTGAAACCCTCTCTCGCAGCCGATCGATCGACGCTGCTCCGCCGACTGAGTCTGGATCTGACCGGTCTACCCCCTGCTCTGGCAGAGCAGGACACGTTTTTTCAGGATGAGTCTCCCGATGCTTACGAACGCCTGGTGGATCGTCTGCTGGCATCACCCCATTATGGCGAGCGGATGGCGCTGGAGTGGCTCGATGCAGCCCGCTTTGCTGATACCAGCGGTTATCAGACCGACGGGGAACGGCATATGTGGCGCTGGCGGGAATGGGTGATCAATGCATTCAACAGCAATAAGCCTTTCGATCAGTTTACCATCGAACAACTGGCCGGCGATCTGCTGCCGAACCCTACGCTGGATCAACTGGTTGCCACCGGTTTCAATCGGAATCATCGGGCCAATTCCGAGGGGGGAATCATCTTTGATGAATACCTGCTGGAATACGCG
This window harbors:
- a CDS encoding ArnT family glycosyltransferase codes for the protein MSSKPALSTNTVVGTNTVVGLLLIWGTPLLLAGLILQQTAAFRNSKSATFDETYYLSTALKTVHQGFLDTRISGEGVAPLPIMLDYLPVVWNEEGSLRENPWEGEVSDPALIRRARGLNSILVGIPTMLVVYCWLYRRRGYLAALLGGALVTFSPTMEAHFSLATTDACFTLMALLALATLVRYWKQPGGWNLFWVALAVSVAISAKYSGILLLPCTLLIVGLVALQKWTSFSKAAVWSLAKRVTLVFGMFLLMFVPLTWALHLFSFTGPLKNVPYAETPDYSPWVKLLGRGPTAQKIMEIAHNDIKRPAPFAGVLFQFQHNEAGHDAYLMGELSKSGWWYFFPLAWLWKSTPVELLLTVISLCLLPFLWGDLKRLVRPVPAPVSELPEEEQQTDVSAPTSHAPLIWVLAVVVFMGMSLTSRLNLGQRYLLLLYPLLFMFSIDQMWRWFEGKLGLLVTVSVALIGFQVQSIVSVQPNYLSYFNDGIGGPQAGHKYLLDSNLDWGQDLPALKKIMDELPLEDQKNSLIYYFGTARPDAFGIKAAPLHANLDADPDQWKYMIISANHLQGLYAHGEDPCAEFRKLEPFKMANYSIYVFDLQSPEAKQALKHCLKIYQKYEDEQQEK